ttgccgATAAAAAGAGTATCTTCATGTGTGCGGCACAACAAGGCAGCAGCGCAtgccagcgatggtggtgcaccaGGTGGAGGTGCCGCCGGATGCCATGTGGAAACAGGACGTGATATggtgacacacatacacacacactcggatgATCGCAACacggccgatgatgacgatgatgatgagcaagaAGAGTTTGTGTACCGTCCGTTTCCCTTACTACTCCCTttcctccggttccggctcGGTTGATATTAACGGGCATGAAAGATGCACAAAACCCACCACCGGCGTGCCTTCATTACCGTCGGCCATCAAAAACCTAACCGCCATTATTAATTCAAGCGGGCCCCGAAGCAGGgcgcttcctgctgctgctgttgctgagctCTAGAGCTTTCCGAAGTGTATTTGATTCACTCCTGGAACGCAGCTTCTTCAGCATCCTTCTGACATCGCGCCAACCACCTTCCGAAGGGTCATGATGAATGGACGTCATGGGGTGGGCTGAGGCAGCACATCGCTGGTGAAGCATGCGTTTCCGAAAGGCTATCTCCTACCCGTTATGTGGTGTATgtggtctcgtcgtcgtcactcaCTCAACGTTTGGGGCCGACGTTTGGGGCCGGCTGGACCGACGTTCGTTCTATCGCATTTATGATTGCTTGCCATGTTTCGCGTTCCCACCCGGCGGTAATGAGACCGCAAAACGTAGAAATAGAGATTCGCCAACCACCAGTCCACTTTGCCCTGGAGAGGGCGATCGATTTTTGCTGTTGAGACATCGGGTATTGCCCGGGAGGGAAAGGAAGCTGTTATATGGGCCGCGCGTAATTACTGCTCTTCATGGCGAACTGGccgcaggggggggggggggaacactTTCCTAAAAGGGATCCTCTTACAACGACGCCACTCGACAAGATGGCCTAGACCGCATTAAAACCCCATCCACAGCGAGCCCATTTGCGAGGGTACCAACCGATAGCGGTGGTCCTCGAAAAAGAAAGGGTACGGTAAAGGTTCAAGGTCGGTGACCTAGATTCACCGGAACTCTGACTGACACAAGGCCACAGCCCGATGATGGCCGTGAAATCCACGTCCTTGGACGTGGAACAGTAGCCCGAAAAGTGTGCTTTCCCGATGTAATCATGAGgtggaattgattgaaaagcTTCACCGATTTCACGATTACTGCGCGCTTTGCGAGagctttctttctgtcttgcGTTGTGTTGGCTGTttaacaaaaagcaaaaaaaatgaaacgagaGAAAAGGGCATCTAAAATTTGATAAAAGGGAACGACTTTATTTGCTACCTAGTACGTCTTGCCGGAGCTCTGGGGCTGCTAAATGGGAttcggggtttttggaaaattcgtcTAAAAAGCTAATACGAGCGCGATGTACCTTGGCCGAGACGCTCAACAGCGCTCACTACGTCATGTTGAGATATTTTTCGCGCAGCAAACGTCGCTGCTCGGCCCGGGCATCCCGCTCGACCTGCCGCTTCTTCGACAGCCGCTCGTGAACACGTTTCATCTCGAGGATCTCCTTCATTTCCTCTTTGTCTTCGTCCTGCAATACGCGACACGAGATGGGAGAGGGTGTATGTTAAGGGAACGTTGGCGCATTagtcacgatcgatcgaacactaACCGTCATGTTTAACCGGAGCACCAGTGCCCGCCGACCATCCGACATCGGTTGACTGTAGGACATGAGATTTTTGAGCCGCTCCTTCGGTGGCACACCacgttccaccaccagcacgatgCGTGCCCACTGGCGCTGCCATTCGTTCTTGGTTTCGGCAATCTTCTGGTACGTGTTACCCATCATAGCGATCAGCATGTTCACCAACAGCACCGCGACAATCACCATAAACAGCACGAACAGGATCTACGGAGGTAACAGTGCGACAGGTGAAAGGAACTGTACCGAAAATTACGCTCATCCAACCAGAACCATACCTTGGCGCACATCTCGTGATCCGTGTTTTCGAGCGCTCCATAGTAATCCCCAAAGTTGGTCAGCGACATCAGAAACATGGCgacgatcgattcgatggGCGATGGCATCGGATTGGCGTCACCGTCCTCCTCCGGTTTGTAGGAGAGAAACACGATATAGTACGCCTGCGAGAAGCCCATCACAAACACCAGATAGATGACGACGAACCGCAGCAGATCGCCCATCACCATACGATAGATCATCACCACGAAAGGACCGACCGTCTTGAAGCCACTGGATGGAGCAGTTGGAAGAGAAGCTTGAACCAAAGCCATACTCCGGAATGTTCATCGTCAACTCTTACCGACAGAAGAACAAGAAATATGGCGCAGTTGTTAGCATAATGGCGACCGCCACATGATCCTCTAGTTCGGTGAAGCAGAGCACCTTCAGAAAGGGTACAACCATCATGATGCAGCAGGAGAACAGAAACATGACGCGCGATGGAGCCGTCATCTGTTGGATCGCGATtaaaaacgaaggaaatgatGAGAAACCACTGATCGCACTTGTCCGCGTGACGTTCAGATCGCCCTGACCGGCTTACCAAATTTTCGAAGAACATCTTTCGGCCAAGAAACTTTAGTTCGCGCAACGCCGACAAGAGATAGAGGAAGGAACCGATCAGTATGATGACTTCGGCCACGAACCGTACCTTTCCCTCAACGCCATCATAATCCATGGTGTGACACTTGGAGTTGAAGAACAGcccatcctcttcctcgtcgacCGTTTCGGGTTCGAATGCACCCGATCCTTCGCTTCCGTTAAGAAGCTGCTCGGCCAGTTTGCCAAGcgcactgccaccaccgccactaccaccaccgtcgaaCTCAATCCCCATAATGTCACTTAAAAGGCTGCTTACATTGTCCGCGTCCTCTAGCGTTACCGTTCGGTTCCATAATCGTTGCCGAAGATCCTGCTTCGCATTTGCTGAGGACGTTTtgttaccaccgccaccaccggcaccattttcgtcgtcttcctcgggcggtggtggtccattGCGTAGCGTGAAGCCGATCAGCGAAACACAGAAGTagcagaaaaacatgaaaaactgTCGATAGAATTTATCCTTCACGAACGTGTTCCACTTCGTCTTGAGCAGATCGATCAGCACACCGTCCAGTAGATCCAGATGCTCATCTTTGTCACCAAACACGACCAAATTCAGGGCCGAGTCTTTGCTGATGTTACCGGTTTCTACGTCGATCGTGTCGATCAGGACGAGCGGATAGGCGGCACAGGTAATGCTACCCAGCTGCCAGTAAATCTCTCGCTCAATGTTCATAATGTGGAAGAACATCTCGACGCGGCCAAGCTTCGCCGCCAACGTTAGCGGTGTTAGATTCTGGTGGTTCCGTATGCTTAACGATGATCCCACCTCGTAGCCCATATCGAACGTGGTAATCTTCTCGTATATCACCAGCATATGCAGTACCGTGTTGCCGTTAAAGTCCTTGTTGTCCGGGTCGGCACCGCGGGCCAACACCAGCCGGTAGCACTCCTCTTGTCCTAGACAGGCGGCAAATGTGAGAGGATACTCGCCCCAATACACGTACCCATCGTAGTTCGTGAGCTGTACCATCTGGACGACTTCCGTCTCGGGAGTATCGTAGCGGGAAGCCTTTTGATCCTCCGGGCACATGAACGTCCCGCAGCAGCGCTCGTTTACGTCCGAGTTGTGATCGAGCAGGTATTTCACCATCGCGGGATCCTCGTTTACGATGGCCAGATGGAGAACACTCTCGCCGTAGTACTCGTCGCACATGTACACATCGTTGATGAGCTTGGGATAGAACCGTAGAAGCCGCTTCGCCAGATCGGCATGCAGTGACGTAGCGTTGAGCAGGCAAAGATGCAGAATCGTCTCACCGACTGCTCCACGTTCCTGGGTGCGAAGAGAAGAGGTGCCACATTATTTATATCAGTTATTAGTGAGGAAGTCTGGTAGATTTAGATGACATGATTGTACGGAATTAATAGAACAAATTTACAGGCATTCAAGGTCAAGTATAAGCATATCGCTTATGTATTGCTATGCTCTATACGTAGTTCCTTCTCCCTAAATGACAACTAATGGATGACCTATAAACACAAACGTCTGCCATGGAGAATTGGGAAACACCCGGTGAcccataaaaaagggaatgcaCGAACGCAATTACCAATGGCAGCGAATGCAGGAAACGGACGTCCTGTTACATGCTGCTATGCCAACCTGTACCAACGCCTGTAAGCTGTTTACTTTCGAGCACGTGGTTTTTTCGTGGCGGGAACTTGTACCACCAGGAATCGCCAGTGTACCCTCCCTCGTTACGCAATGGAAGCGGAATTGGTCGTATACCTTGACGTTCCAGCACACCTCCCGGTACCCGGATGGGTTTAGGTAGTACTCCGCTTCGCTCACTTCCGGGCACACTGCATCGATGTCAAAGTCCTCCTCCGGGTTCTCCAACGCCCGGATTTCGGGCAGCTGCTTGTGCCTCGGTCGCTCACTGTTtcgcaacagcaccagcaccgacaccgggaTGTACTTTCCTTTGCCTTTGTTGTACAGGAAGGGTTCGACCTTCGTCTTGATCGCGTGGTCAATCTCGGCGTACTGCTTGTTCTGGATCGCCCGTTTCATCATATCCACCAGCAGCCCACCGC
This sequence is a window from Anopheles darlingi chromosome 3, idAnoDarlMG_H_01, whole genome shotgun sequence. Protein-coding genes within it:
- the LOC125956067 gene encoding LOW QUALITY PROTEIN: transient receptor potential cation channel subfamily V member 5 (The sequence of the model RefSeq protein was modified relative to this genomic sequence to represent the inferred CDS: inserted 2 bases in 1 codon), which encodes MGNTESNVTSGVKKQAGVSTQALYKFVNLKGGGLLVDMMKRAIQNKQYAEIDHAIKTKVEPFLYNKGKGKYIPVSVLVLLRNSERPRHKQLPEIRALENPEEDFDIDAVCPEVSEAEYYLNPSGYREVCWNVKERGAVGETILHLCLLNATSLHADLAKRLLRFYPKLINDVYMCDEYYGESVLHLAIVNEDPAMVKYLLDHNSDVNERCCGTFMCPEDQKASRYDTPETEVVQMVQLTNYDGYVYWGEYPLTFAACLGQEECYRLVLARGADPDNKDFNGNTVLHMLVIYEKITTFDMGYEVGSSLSIRNHQNLTPLTLAAKLGRVEMFFHIMNIEREIYWQLGSITCAAYPLVLIDTIDVETGNISKDSALNLVVFGDKDEHLDLLDGVLIDLLKTKWNTFVKDKFYRQFFMFFCYFCVSLIGFTLRNGPPPPEEDDENGAGGGGGNKTSSANAKQDLRQRLWNRTVTLEDADNVSSLLSDIMGIEFDGGGSGGGGSALGKLAEQLLNGSEGSGAFEPETVDEEEDGLFFNSKCHTMDYDGVEGKVRFVAEVIILIGSFLYLLSALRELKFLGRKMFFENLVSRSGRXLNVTRTSAISGFSSFPSFLIAIQQMTAPSRVMFLFSCCIMMVVPFLKVLCFTELEDHVAVAIMLTTAPYFLFFCRGFKTVGPFVVMIYRMVMGDLLRFVVIYLVFVMGFSQAYYIVFLSYKPEEDGDANPMPSPIESIVAMFLMSLTNFGDYYGALENTDHEMCAKILFVLFMVIVAVLLVNMLIAMMGNTYQKIAETKNEWQRQWARIVLVVERGVPPKERLKNLMSYSQPMSDGRRALVLRLNMTDEDKEEMKEILEMKRVHERLSKKRQVERDARAEQRRLLREKYLNMT